A region from the Gloeocapsa sp. PCC 73106 genome encodes:
- a CDS encoding WD40 repeat domain-containing protein: MFAVDLQWRGTLSEYVTALTWSSQGILAAGTAEGEVVLWQDGVLSSLLHPSSVGSIDCLAFSLDGRFLAAGGQDGQVRIWQQSPSSWDLINTLDNAPQWIDKLSWHPTKYNQLAFSLGRYVQIWDAEAQSVVTTLPFANSSVLDLAWRPNGKEMAIAGDGGVKVWQVDDWDEDPDVIDTASASLIIRWSTDSKYIASGNLDNTISVLEYGNPSPWVMRGFPGKISHLAWSQPLFKNTPLLASASMESIAVWKKDVEEGWSAHVLEMHDRKIQALAFHPHSLLLASGGDDGLIYLWIKAKQMGQILEGAPAGFSSLAWHLNGKQLAAGGQNGELIIWCESNRGKGFGVHNKR, translated from the coding sequence ATGTTTGCTGTAGATCTCCAATGGCGGGGTACTCTTTCTGAGTATGTCACCGCCCTCACTTGGTCATCCCAAGGCATTCTAGCTGCAGGCACCGCCGAGGGAGAAGTCGTATTATGGCAAGATGGCGTCCTATCGTCTTTATTACACCCTAGTTCAGTGGGATCCATAGATTGCCTCGCTTTTTCCCTCGATGGTCGCTTTCTAGCAGCCGGTGGACAAGATGGACAGGTAAGAATTTGGCAGCAATCACCCTCATCTTGGGATTTAATCAACACCTTAGATAACGCTCCGCAATGGATAGATAAACTCAGTTGGCATCCTACTAAGTATAATCAGTTAGCCTTTAGTCTGGGGCGTTACGTCCAAATTTGGGACGCTGAAGCTCAAAGCGTAGTCACTACTTTACCTTTTGCTAATTCTTCTGTTTTAGATTTAGCGTGGCGACCCAATGGAAAAGAGATGGCGATCGCCGGTGACGGAGGGGTAAAAGTTTGGCAGGTAGATGATTGGGATGAAGATCCCGATGTTATCGACACTGCTTCAGCTAGTCTTATTATCCGTTGGTCTACAGATAGCAAATACATCGCCTCTGGCAATTTAGATAATACTATCAGCGTTTTGGAGTATGGCAATCCTTCTCCCTGGGTAATGCGAGGCTTTCCCGGTAAAATCTCTCATTTAGCTTGGTCTCAACCCTTATTTAAAAATACACCGCTATTAGCATCAGCCAGTATGGAGAGTATCGCTGTCTGGAAAAAAGATGTTGAGGAAGGTTGGAGTGCTCATGTTTTAGAAATGCACGATCGCAAGATTCAAGCTTTAGCCTTTCACCCTCATAGTCTACTACTAGCATCAGGGGGTGATGATGGTTTGATCTATCTCTGGATTAAAGCCAAACAAATGGGACAAATTTTAGAAGGCGCACCAGCAGGTTTTTCCTCTCTAGCTTGGCATTTAAACGGCAAACAACTAGCCGCAGGAGGTCAAAACGGTGAGTTAATTATCTGGTGTGAATCTAACAGGGGGAAGGGCTTTGGCGTCCACAACAAGCGTTAA
- the dusA gene encoding tRNA dihydrouridine(20/20a) synthase DusA, producing the protein MMDRTDRHFRYFIRLITRHTLLYTEMITTGAIIYGDRSKFLGFDLAEKPLSLQLGGDNPEQLAACARIAQDWGYDEVNLNVGCPSPRVQSGNFGACLMLNPSLVATAVEKMTKAVTIPVTVKHRIGVDDRDRYEDLTQFVQTVAEAGCSRFTVHARKAWLKGLSPKENRSIPPLRYDLVHRLKRDFPHLYIEINGGITKLSEIQEQLELVDAVMIGRAAYDHPYFLATVDREIYGAQYKPPTRPEIVAQMLPYIENCLNSGFSLNSISRHLLHLFTGEPGSRAWKRYISEHAHLPQADARVIAQALDHTQSSSSGSGSEGGVMMR; encoded by the coding sequence ATGATGGATCGCACCGATCGCCATTTTCGCTACTTTATCCGCTTGATCACGCGCCATACCTTACTATACACAGAAATGATTACCACAGGAGCGATTATTTACGGCGATCGCTCTAAATTTTTGGGCTTTGATCTAGCGGAAAAACCTCTGTCTTTGCAGTTAGGAGGAGATAATCCAGAACAACTAGCCGCATGCGCGCGGATCGCTCAAGATTGGGGTTATGACGAAGTTAATCTCAACGTAGGTTGTCCTAGTCCTAGAGTCCAATCGGGTAACTTTGGCGCTTGTTTGATGTTAAATCCCTCTTTAGTAGCCACTGCGGTAGAAAAGATGACCAAAGCGGTGACAATTCCCGTCACGGTTAAACATCGGATTGGGGTAGACGATCGCGATCGCTATGAAGATTTAACTCAATTCGTTCAAACTGTAGCCGAAGCCGGTTGTAGTCGTTTTACTGTTCACGCGCGCAAAGCCTGGTTAAAAGGTCTAAGTCCCAAAGAAAACCGTAGTATTCCACCACTACGCTACGATTTAGTCCATCGTTTGAAACGAGACTTTCCCCATTTGTACATTGAAATCAACGGAGGTATCACTAAACTCTCAGAAATACAAGAGCAACTAGAATTAGTAGACGCGGTAATGATTGGTAGAGCAGCTTACGATCACCCCTATTTCCTAGCTACGGTAGACCGGGAGATTTATGGCGCCCAATACAAACCCCCCACTCGTCCCGAGATAGTAGCTCAAATGCTTCCTTACATTGAAAATTGCTTGAATTCTGGCTTCTCCCTCAACTCTATCAGTCGTCATCTACTGCATTTATTCACTGGAGAACCTGGAAGTAGAGCCTGGAAAAGATACATCAGTGAACACGCTCATTTACCTCAAGCTGATGCTAGAGTTATCGCTCAAGCTTTAGATCATACCCAGTCTTCGTCTTCTGGATCAGGATCTGAGGGTGGAGTAATGATGCGATAG
- a CDS encoding flavin prenyltransferase UbiX yields MTKPLIVGVTGASGLIYAVRTVKYLLEADYNVDLVTSKAAQLVWQDEYQKGLPSDPDLQVDFWRQETGVFSSGTLTCHRSTNIGASIASGSFATLGMIIIPCSMSTVAKIAAGLSSDLIERAADVQIKEGRPLIVVPRETPFSLIHLRNLTTLAEAGVRIVPAIPAWYHRPQTIEDLVDFVVARSLDQLGIDCVPLKRWQG; encoded by the coding sequence ATGACTAAACCCCTGATTGTCGGTGTAACTGGCGCTTCTGGTTTAATCTATGCCGTCAGAACGGTGAAATATCTCTTAGAAGCTGATTATAACGTAGATCTAGTAACGTCCAAGGCCGCTCAATTAGTTTGGCAAGACGAATATCAAAAAGGGTTACCCTCTGATCCCGACTTACAGGTTGATTTTTGGCGTCAAGAAACGGGAGTGTTCTCCAGTGGTACATTAACCTGTCATCGCAGTACTAACATAGGGGCTTCCATCGCCAGTGGTTCTTTTGCTACTCTTGGTATGATTATTATTCCCTGTAGTATGAGTACCGTAGCCAAAATCGCCGCCGGACTGAGTTCAGATCTCATCGAAAGAGCCGCTGATGTGCAAATTAAAGAAGGTCGCCCTCTAATAGTCGTACCCAGGGAAACCCCATTTAGTTTGATTCATCTGCGCAATCTGACGACTTTAGCTGAAGCGGGAGTTAGGATCGTCCCCGCTATACCCGCTTGGTATCACCGTCCCCAAACCATAGAAGATTTAGTAGATTTTGTGGTCGCTCGTAGTTTAGATCAGTTAGGTATAGATTGTGTACCTCTAAAACGCTGGCAAGGATAA
- the ebsA gene encoding type IV pilus biogenesis protein EbsA, which yields MSTDIKQLIPASKSDVIIYMPYYGKDKHRTLPLAISLYQQGLLEGERQIEGGENLSFVATWGVSSLPSELTRCSLQFERDAEYRYEMTIENSEFIDHLIDIILNYDRTRLVDFPRTFYKKLLNFVDEKV from the coding sequence ATGTCTACCGATATTAAACAACTTATCCCAGCTAGTAAGTCTGATGTAATTATCTATATGCCCTATTATGGTAAAGATAAACACAGAACCCTACCACTAGCAATTAGTCTTTATCAACAGGGACTTCTAGAAGGAGAACGTCAAATCGAAGGAGGAGAAAATCTCAGTTTTGTGGCTACTTGGGGTGTATCTTCGTTACCATCAGAGTTAACTCGGTGCAGTTTGCAATTTGAACGTGATGCAGAGTATCGTTATGAGATGACTATCGAAAATTCAGAATTTATCGATCATCTCATTGATATCATATTAAATTATGATCGCACTCGCCTAGTGGATTTTCCCCGTACTTTTTATAAAAAATTGCTCAACTTTGTGGATGAAAAAGTCTGA
- a CDS encoding HEAT repeat domain-containing protein translates to MNEEDLSVLDTVDILDSPLDAIELSEPDSATSPPDPEEMLLLLEHPESTQRIVAARAFCELKDERAIPHLINLLQDVCPLTRVSAAYALGRNPSPVALAPLISLLQQDWNGYVRKGVVWALGNSQDTLALKPLIKALKTDISAVRLWSASSIVQIAQLEYESVVSAIPPLIEALRRDAIAPVRSNCAWAVGQLCRELPLNVVYATAIDALIEALAEDQDLGVKEDAKLALLRVGDPRGLKMIEELEQEGWI, encoded by the coding sequence ATGAATGAAGAAGACCTAAGCGTACTAGATACAGTAGATATCCTTGACAGTCCTCTGGATGCAATTGAGTTGAGCGAGCCTGATTCCGCTACATCGCCCCCTGATCCTGAGGAAATGTTGCTATTGCTTGAGCATCCAGAATCTACACAGAGAATAGTCGCCGCTAGGGCTTTTTGTGAGCTCAAAGATGAAAGAGCTATCCCCCATTTGATTAATCTGTTACAAGATGTTTGCCCACTAACCAGAGTGAGCGCCGCCTACGCCCTTGGACGTAATCCTAGCCCCGTAGCCCTAGCACCACTAATTAGCCTACTCCAACAAGATTGGAATGGATACGTACGCAAAGGAGTAGTATGGGCTCTCGGTAATAGCCAAGATACGTTAGCTCTAAAACCCCTAATCAAGGCACTAAAAACCGATATTTCCGCGGTTAGACTCTGGTCAGCTAGTAGTATAGTACAAATCGCTCAACTAGAATACGAAAGTGTAGTGAGCGCTATACCTCCTTTAATTGAAGCCCTCAGAAGAGACGCGATCGCGCCAGTCCGCAGTAACTGTGCTTGGGCTGTGGGACAATTGTGTAGGGAGTTGCCGCTAAACGTAGTTTACGCTACAGCGATCGATGCTCTAATCGAAGCCTTAGCCGAGGACCAAGATTTAGGGGTCAAAGAAGACGCCAAATTAGCTCTGTTAAGAGTAGGGGATCCCCGGGGCTTAAAAATGATCGAAGAATTGGAACAAGAAGGATGGATTTGA